The following DNA comes from Cytophagales bacterium.
CACTAGCAAAAAATTATTAAGATGAAAAAGCAAAAATTACTAACCTTTTTCGTGTGGATGATGATGGTCGTCATCTGCGTGATCAGTGGCTGTAGCGGTGAATCTTCTACCTCAAGTACGGCATCAGAGGAAACAGCAGAACCCTCACTGGACATTGAAAAACCACAGCTTACTTTCGGCTTCATCAAGTTGACGGATATGGCTCCTTTGGCCATTGCCAAAGAGCTAGGCTACTTCGAAGAAGAAGGGCTTTATGTAACGATTGAAGCACAAGCCAATTGGAAAAATGTATTGGATCGTGTGATTGACGGACAGTTGGATGGCTCTCACATGCTGGCGGGGCAGCCTATTGCAGCTCAGGCGGGATTCGGCCGACAAGCTTCCTTACAGACGCCTTTCTCTATGGACCTGAACGGAAACGGCATCACCGTATCTAACGAAGTATGGTCCATGATGAAGCCTAATGTAACGAAAGATGCCAACGGAAAGCCGGTTCACCCGATCAAAGCAGATGCTATCAAGCCTGTAGTTGAGTCATACAAAGCAGATGGTAAGCCATTCAAAATGGGCATGGTCTTTCCGGTATCTACACACAACTACGAAATCCGATACTGGCTGGCTGCTGCTGGCATTCATCCTGGGATGTATACCGCAGATAACATCCAGGGACAGGTGGATGCAGACGTATTGCTTTCTGTAACACCTCCACCACAGATGCCTGCGACTTTGGAAGCAGGAACAATTTACGGCTACTGCGTGGGTGAGCCATGGAATCAGCAGGCGGTTTTCAAAGGCATTGGCGTGCCTGTCACAACGAACTACGACGTTTGGAAGAACAATCCTGAGAAAGTATTTGTGATGACCAAACAGTTCATGGACGAGAACCCTAATACCGCCATTGCAGTCACTAAAGCTTTGATCAGAGCTGGAAAATGGCTGGACAATCCTGCTAACCGACCTGAAGCAGTAGGCATACTTTCCATGCCTGATTACGTAGGAGCAGACTCTGCAGTAATCGCGAATTCCATGACGGGAACTTTCGAGTTTGAGAAAGGTGACAAGCGAGAAATGCCTGATTTCAACGTATTCTACAAATACAATGCCACCTATCCATTCTATTCTGATGCCATTTGGTTCCTGACACAAATGAGAAGATGGGGACAGATCCCAGAAGCCAAGCCTGCATCCTGGTACCACGAAACTGCCAAGAATGTTTACCGACCTGATATCTGGAAACAAGCCGCTGAATTGCTGGTCGCCGAAGGTAAAATTCCTGCTTCGGACATCCCGGATACGGACGGCTATAAGCCAGCTACATCAGAATTCATCGATGGCAATGCTTTCGACGCAAAAGACCCTATCGCTTACATCAACAGCTTCAAGATCGGCAACAAAGATGTCGAAGCCACTGCTGGCATGTAGTGACAGGAAATAAACGCAAGTAATTGAAATCAAGGAGAGGTGGCACGTCCACCTTCTCTTGATTCCTTTAGAACCAAAGACTTTACACCCAAACCGCTTTAATTATGCTAAATATTTTAAAAACTACAGGGCTTAGTGTAGCTGCCATAGCTGCATTTCTACTGATCTGGACAGCAAGTTCACAGGCACTTTACAATAAAGCGGTCGATACGACGATTGAAAAGATCAGAACCACCCAATCTGAAGAAGCCGCACTCGAAACCCGAAAGCGCATTGAATCTGGAGATCCCAGCAGCCAGCCTAACAGCTTGCCCTCTCCGATATTTGTTTGGAAGACTGCTCAGCTCTTGGTAAAAGACGCAGCTCAGGTGAATCATGACAAAAGGGCCTTTCGAAAGAAAATGGCCAAAACCAATGCCAAACTAGAAGCTCAGGGCAAAAAACCTATCGTCTACACAGGCCGTCCCTCCTTCCTCGACCAGATATTTACCAGCTTAGAAAACATCCTCTGGGGTGTACTACTGGCCATGAGCATTTCGATCCCAATCGGAATCCTGACTGGTCTTAGCAAAAACTTTAAAATCGCCACGAACTGGTTCGTACAGATATTCAAGCCGATCTCACCGGTAGTTTGGTTCCTGCTCGTACAGATGATCGTCAACACGATCATGACTGATCCGGATGCCAACAATGCCTTTGTGATCACATTCATCAGTGTTGGACTCTGCGCCATGTGGGCAACACTGGTCAATACTTCGGTGGGGGTTTCTTCTGTTGATGAAAACTACCTGAACGTAGCGAAGGTGCTACGATTGAGCGTGGGTAAAAAGATCATGAAAGTGGTCCTTCCCGCAGCCGTCCCACTGATTTTTACTGGGCTAAGAATTACGGTATCTGTTTCCTGGATGGTATTGATCGCTGTAGAGTGGCTGAGCCAAAGTCCCGGACTCGGAGGATTCGTTCGTGAAGAATTCCAAAACGGATCCAGCAGCTCCAACGCAAAAATCATGGTCGCCATGTTCGTAATCGGGATCATCGGATTCCTGCTGGATAAACTCATGGCCACCATCCAGGGCATGGTAAGCTTTGAAGACAGACAAAAAGCATCGCCGATGATGATCGTTCGCAACCTATTTGTCAAAAACAAACAAGCAGCATAATCATGGCATTCCTGGAAATAAAAAACGTCAGTAAGTCTTACGGCTCAGGTAGCGAAAAGACAGAAGTACTGAAAAATATTAATCTATCCGTCGAAGAAGGGGAATTCATCTGCATCATCGGGTTTTCCGGCATGGGAAAAACCACGCTCATCAATTTGATTGAAGGCTTGATCTTTCCAGATGAAGGTGAAGTGCTATTGGAAGGGAAACCCATCACGGGCCCAGGCCCCGATCGCAGCATTGTTTTCCAAAACTACTCGCTGCTTCCCTGGCTGAATGTGAAGGAAAATGTGGGCATGGCTATCAAGGAGGTATTTCCCAAATGGACCAGGAAAAAGGTACAAGAGCACACGGAAGATTATGTAGAGAAAGTGAACCTGACTCCTGCGCTTGAGAAAAGGCCTGCAGAATTATCAGGGGGTATGCGGCAACGAGTATCTGTGGCTCGGGCACTTTCACTGGCACCAACTGTCATGTTACTGGATGAGCCATTAAGTGCCCTGGATGCTTTAACCAGAAGCAATCTTCAGGACGAGATCACCCAAATCTGGGGTGAAGACAAAAAAACCGTGGTAATGATCACCAACAGCGTGGATGAAGGGCTGATTTTGGCAGACCGGATCATTCCATTGACGATTGGGCCTGGGGCTACTTTGGGACCGGAGTTCAAAGTGAGCATCCCACGACCAAGGGATAAAAATTCACTCGATCAGAACCTTGAATATAAGAAACTGAGGACAGAAATCACGAAATACATGATCGAAATGAATGAGGAAATGAAGAGCAAATCCAATGCTGGAGCTTATGCCCTTCCTGACCTCAAGCCTAAATCCTTGAAACCTAAAAAAGTCGCTTAACCCAATAAATAGCTAAAAAATGGAAACTATAGTAGAAATAGCTGCCCCTGTTGATGTAATAGTAAAAGAAGAAGTGCAGGATGTAGCGACTGAAAAGCCGGTCATGCTGGACATTGTCAATCTGGCCAAAGTCTATCCTACTCCCAAAGGTCCCTATGTGGTTTTGGAAGGGCTTGACCTGAAAATCAGAGAAAGTGAATTCATCTGCATCATCGGGCATTCCGGATGTGGGAAATCCACGTTGCTGAGCATGATTGCCGGGCTTAATGAAATCTCCGATGGCACCATCACCTTGAATGGTAGTGAGATCGTTGGTCCCGGACCGGATCGAGGGGTCGTTTTTCAGGCACCCAGCTTATTTCCCTGGATGAGTACATTGGATAATGTTCTCCTCGGTGTAAAACAGGTTTTTCCTCATGGAAGTAAACAAGAACAGATCGACATTGCCAAGTATTATCTTGCCCGTGTAGGCCTGGAAGATGCTTTCCATAAAAAGGCTGCAGACCTTTCTCAAGGCATGCAACAGCGGGTTGGTATCGCCAGGGCTTTTGCCTTGAAGCCAAAGATCTTATTACTGGACGAGCCTTTTGGCATGTTAGATTCCCTCACCAAGAATGAATTGCAGCAGGTACTGATCGATGTGGTCCAACAAGAGCAGATCACTGCCATTATGGTCACGCACGATGTGGATGAGGCCATTTTCCTGGCGGATCGTGTGGTGATGATGACCAGCGGACCCTACGCTAAAATTGGCAAGGACCAGCCAATTGGTTTCCATCGCCCAAGAAACAAGGTAGAGGTGATGGAGGATCCCAACTATTACAAAGAACGAGATGTACTGATTGACTTTTTGAATCACTAGTTCATTCTAATCTACAAACAGGATATCCATAAGCATCATGTAA
Coding sequences within:
- a CDS encoding ABC transporter ATP-binding protein; this translates as METIVEIAAPVDVIVKEEVQDVATEKPVMLDIVNLAKVYPTPKGPYVVLEGLDLKIRESEFICIIGHSGCGKSTLLSMIAGLNEISDGTITLNGSEIVGPGPDRGVVFQAPSLFPWMSTLDNVLLGVKQVFPHGSKQEQIDIAKYYLARVGLEDAFHKKAADLSQGMQQRVGIARAFALKPKILLLDEPFGMLDSLTKNELQQVLIDVVQQEQITAIMVTHDVDEAIFLADRVVMMTSGPYAKIGKDQPIGFHRPRNKVEVMEDPNYYKERDVLIDFLNH
- a CDS encoding ABC transporter permease subunit, producing MLNILKTTGLSVAAIAAFLLIWTASSQALYNKAVDTTIEKIRTTQSEEAALETRKRIESGDPSSQPNSLPSPIFVWKTAQLLVKDAAQVNHDKRAFRKKMAKTNAKLEAQGKKPIVYTGRPSFLDQIFTSLENILWGVLLAMSISIPIGILTGLSKNFKIATNWFVQIFKPISPVVWFLLVQMIVNTIMTDPDANNAFVITFISVGLCAMWATLVNTSVGVSSVDENYLNVAKVLRLSVGKKIMKVVLPAAVPLIFTGLRITVSVSWMVLIAVEWLSQSPGLGGFVREEFQNGSSSSNAKIMVAMFVIGIIGFLLDKLMATIQGMVSFEDRQKASPMMIVRNLFVKNKQAA
- a CDS encoding CmpA/NrtA family ABC transporter substrate-binding protein translates to MKKQKLLTFFVWMMMVVICVISGCSGESSTSSTASEETAEPSLDIEKPQLTFGFIKLTDMAPLAIAKELGYFEEEGLYVTIEAQANWKNVLDRVIDGQLDGSHMLAGQPIAAQAGFGRQASLQTPFSMDLNGNGITVSNEVWSMMKPNVTKDANGKPVHPIKADAIKPVVESYKADGKPFKMGMVFPVSTHNYEIRYWLAAAGIHPGMYTADNIQGQVDADVLLSVTPPPQMPATLEAGTIYGYCVGEPWNQQAVFKGIGVPVTTNYDVWKNNPEKVFVMTKQFMDENPNTAIAVTKALIRAGKWLDNPANRPEAVGILSMPDYVGADSAVIANSMTGTFEFEKGDKREMPDFNVFYKYNATYPFYSDAIWFLTQMRRWGQIPEAKPASWYHETAKNVYRPDIWKQAAELLVAEGKIPASDIPDTDGYKPATSEFIDGNAFDAKDPIAYINSFKIGNKDVEATAGM
- a CDS encoding ABC transporter ATP-binding protein, with product MAFLEIKNVSKSYGSGSEKTEVLKNINLSVEEGEFICIIGFSGMGKTTLINLIEGLIFPDEGEVLLEGKPITGPGPDRSIVFQNYSLLPWLNVKENVGMAIKEVFPKWTRKKVQEHTEDYVEKVNLTPALEKRPAELSGGMRQRVSVARALSLAPTVMLLDEPLSALDALTRSNLQDEITQIWGEDKKTVVMITNSVDEGLILADRIIPLTIGPGATLGPEFKVSIPRPRDKNSLDQNLEYKKLRTEITKYMIEMNEEMKSKSNAGAYALPDLKPKSLKPKKVA